atGAGTAAGTATTCATTCTGGATCACAGGTacgccctccaattctggattgtagttcattccagatatagtcaagttgacaaccagaaataACCGTGACACCCACTAATATGCATATAAAagccatataaataaaaatacgcATGTAGACGTCAGAAGACAATTTATGGGAGTTGATccttcctaccatgtgggtcccagagggCAAACCCAGATCTTCAGATTTGGTGGCACTCGCCTCCAGTTACTGAGCCATGAGTGTGACTCTGTCAGCCATCCAGTCCCAAGTGTGCAGTGGACAGTTGGCTCATTCTCACCCCAGAGTATCACGTTTCTCTAACCCTGTGTGCATTTATAGAATTCAGTTGCACAAGTACTTTGGCTTCCTCTAAAGAGCAGAAGTGGTCTTGCTAAATTGATGCAAGGGAAACTCAGAACAGGAAATAGAGGAATCTGGTCTCCTGTCAAGGTCTACTCTTTCTCTatagttagggtttttttttttttttttttaatagagttatttagtttttatttatttatttatttatttatttaagttttttgagacagggtctctctgtatagactTGTCTGTCCTGTAACCCCATGGACCAAGTGCTgtctagatttattttattgtatgtatttgaCACATTTATGGGCTTAAATAAATTTTTGATAGTAGTCTTTCTTAAGAAGAAACAaactggccaggtggtggtggtgaatgcctttaatcccaacacttgggaggcaggggcagctgcatctctgagttcgagttggtctgcgtgcatgtgtgtgtaccacatgtatgtgtgtgtaccacatgtatgtgtgtgtaccacatgtatgtgtgtgtaccacatgtatgtgtgtgtaccacatgtatgtgtgtgtaccacatgtatgtgtgtgtaccacatgtatgtgtgtataccacatgtatgtgtgttcgccatggtgcccatggaggccagaagaaggctttggATTTCCTGGACCTGAAGTCAAAGATGGCTGTAACCCActatgtgggtgccgggaattgaacctggatcctctacaaGATGAGTCAGTATTCTTGCCCATTCAGCTCCCCTACTCTATTTTTCTGGAAGAATCCAACAATATGATATGTTATGTGGTTTGttaacagaaatattataaggaaGAAAGGGTCGCCATCTGTCATGTGACCCGCATGGTTTTACATGACCCTTAGAACAGTCTCTAGGGTCCAGAGATGAACCAACTATGCTTCAAAATGTTATACATTGTCCCAAAGCTGGAAggggtggtgcatacctgtaatcccagaacttggaaaatAGATCTAGGAGAATCAGGAGTcagggttatccttggctacatgtaTGAGTATAGACATAGCCTAGGCTACTTGAGAGGATACTTCCAAAGGGGGGGAAAAAGGAATGCTAAGGTCACAGAGCTGGTAAATAGCAGACTAACTGCAGAGCaagacacccccccacacaccagcCCCCAGCCCTGCTGTTCAGAGTCTCGTGTAGTCCACATTAGGCTCAAACTCATCACTTCTCCAGGCCCCTCTAAGCTTGACACCCTCTGTGTGAAATCTCCCCTGGGCTCACATGCTTCTTCTCTGACCTTCAACCACCTTAAACCAGCCCACTTTCCCTCAAAAACTGGAGTTTTGGACCTGCCAAGGGACCTCAACCAGTCCCCCAGTATGGCTAGCTCCTGCTCACCCTTCCAGCACCTCGGACAGGTCCTCCTACCTTAGCCAGGTGGTCCCTTCTAAATGCCTTACCTTTCTCCACACTGTGCCCGGTTCCTTTACAACAGCTGGCACAGCTTGTGAGccatttgtttgggttttgtgtcTTCCCCCTAGACCAGAGGCCCCATGAGGGGGCAACAACCAATCAATGTAAGCCAGAGTGTGGTGCATCCGGGTCCTCTAACCTTAGCTGCTAAGTGAACCCATGATTAAGGAACCTGTGCTTATGGCCTGATGGAGCTGGGGCCATGACCATGTCTTAGGTGTCACTGATGTCCTGAAAGCACCATGGCTTGCAACAAACAGCCGCCTACTCCAAGAAGGCAATTGGTAGAGATGTATCTGTGAGGCTTCATTGAAGATGATTTTCCTTGATAGGACAGTATGTCACTTGAGCAAACTGCAAGAAGGTCACATGCAGAGAATGCATGCTTGGCAGGCTCACCTCTTAGGGTAGAGGAGTCTACGTTAAGCCACTGACGGTCTGCACTGTGCACCACATCCCAGCTCCGGGCCTGTGTcagttttcctttctccattcaTTCCTGTGACAGCCATAGTCATCACTTACTTCGTGCCCTCTCACCTGGAGCCCAGAGCATAAAACTCCTGCGAAAACCTGTACTTCTAGCTGTGCCAGTTAATAGTGGTTTCAACTTGATCAGAACTAGAACCCCCTAGGACTCAAATGTCTGGGCAAGTCCTGAGAGGTTATATCGATTAGGTGAACTGAGGTGGACAGACCTACCCCAAGTATGGCCGCTATCATGCTATGGGACAAGTCCCAACCGGGATAAGAAAGAGAATGTAGTCTGTTGGTGTGCACTTACCAGCAATTGTGAAGTTGAAATCTGGACTGTATTTCGACAAGTTGGAAATGTTGGTTTTGCATTTGTAGGGGCCTGTCTCGTTGGTATTGGAGATCCTCAGGTAGAAATCCACagttccccctcttcttctcttgctttctaGGTGTTTCATACCCAAAAAGAGCGAATAGGTGATGTCTACTGATGTGTTCTTGGTGGAACAAGACAGAGATACATTTTGGCCCATCCTGACCACATTCAAACTCGAGTTCAGATTTGGAGAAGGTAATTCTGGGAAGACAAAATGACACAGAAGCCTTCATTAAAACCACCAGACAGAGCTGGAACTGCAGCTTTCGGTgaggagtgcttgcctagcatgcacaacaAAGTCCAGATTCCATCCTGAACACAGCTTTGATTGGGCAtgatgcctataattccagctcttgggagatgGCAGcaagaaggatcaggagttcagggctaTCCTTAGCCATACAGGGAGTTCAAAGCTAggctgggctgcatgagacccaGTGTATAGTTTGTACTGAAGACttacaggatctagaatcacttagGAGATTGCCTCTGGATGTGTCTTCGAGGAAATTCCTAGACTGGATTAACTGAAGTGGGAAAACCCACCCTGAGTGTGTGTGGCCCATCAGAGGTCTGGGTTCCcagactgaatttaaaaaaaaaaaaaaacagggaagggctggagagatgactcagtggttaagagcaccaccTGCTCTTctacaggtcctgagttcaaatcccagcaaccacatggtggttcacaaccatctgtaatgagatctgatatcctcttctgatgtgtctgaagacagctgcagtggactcatataaataaaacaaataaaatcttaaaaaaaaaaaaataccaccagGGAGACAATGAGGCAAGCATCCACtgcagaggaattttaatctagctacaaggctgctctggcaagggatcatatcctaagaccttctaggtctgtgtgatctggctggcaTACAGACAAACCTTTAATCTGAGGAGACTGAGACTTGATctctgcattcaaggccagcctggtgtaaagcaagtttcaggtaaagaaaagtttaggtccatttatggtggcacatgcctttatcctagcactcagaagacagaggcatgcagatctctgagctggAGTCAATTTGGTTGAGACCTTGAGTTGAGAAGCAGTACAGTGGGGTTTGGGCTGTTCAGTTcttggagttcagaggcagttttactgggacagttacagtgagacaggttacagagagagagatcaagctagacacatgtgaagacagaaggagccaaagatgagaggccagcctgagaggccagcctggtctacagaatgagttccaggacagctaggactacacagagaaaccctgttttgaaaaaccaaaaaaaaaaaaaaaataaaaaaataaaaaaaataaaaaaaagataaaaaaaaataagatagaaaagtGACCACAAGAAtcgctccccccccccctcccgttCCTGTTGCTATATTTTTCCCTGTCAGGATGAGCTGTAACTgggaactgtgagcccaaatcaGCTGTTTCTTCCTCAGGGTGATTTTGTCAGAGAAACAAGCAAGTGACCAACACACTGGTCTTCCAAGCATACCTCTGGGTAGATTACCCCCTGCTGTGTTAGATTAGGCCTAGACATTTGCACCCTAAAACAGAGCCATTGACCTGTATTTCCATCTAACAAGACTTTCTGTAGTGGTGGACATGTTCTGTGTCTGTGCTGTCCTATATGGCAGGCATCGGTCACTGTTGACTCTTGCACACTAGAAATGTGACAACATTATGGCcttgaagttttaaaaactttatttatttatcttgtgacacagtctcagtatgtagctttAGATAGCCTGAAGTAGGTAAATACTCACAGAGATCgacttgcctctacctctggagtgctgggattaaaggggtgcccAGCCCTGTagtattgaatttttattttatgtatattagtactCTGTACTCTGTCTTCAAACATCAGGGGAGGACATTAAATCCTATTACAATGGtttgagccaccctgtggttgttgggaattaaactcaggacttctgggagaGTAGtcactgttcttaaccactgagccatctctccagccccctgtattgaatatttttatatgcatctattaattattaatgtgtgtgcatgcacatgtgcaatgcatatgtgtatgtgcacaaatgCATTCAAGCACTCAAGCAGGCACGCATTGGTGCACATaacacagcatgcatgtggaggtcagagaacgaCTCTGTTgaatcagctctctccttccacttgaGTCCCAGAGATGAAACTTAGATTTctgcaacaagcacctttaccccttgagccatcttgctggccctagaATTCTTACTATCACTTTGACTAGTTCCAATTTAATTTTGCATAGATACATGTGGCTTGTGGCCTCCACCCTGGTGGACCTGGAGAACCTGTGGTTCTTTATGAGGTTGAAGGAGACTGCATATACAATGTGTTTagatccctttctccctctcccaggGACTCACTATCAAGGTCGCCACAGCTGAGGCTACTGGTGAGGGGCTAAAAGCATGGGGTGGGAAGACAACAGAGAGAAAACTAATGAGGCATGGCTGGGCAGGAAGGGTGCTGGCCTAGAAGCTTTGGGGTTCATGGGAACCTTGAAGGTTGCTATGCTGGCTAATCTTGATTAGATCTGAGAGGAGCTAGCAGATCAGTGAAGTGCCTGCATAGAGGGTTAGCTGAGCAGGGAGGATCCTCTCAGCAGTGGGAGCACCATCTTTTAGACTGCTGGCCCAGATAAgcaataaaaagaaggaaaaaattttaaaaaaaagtagaaagccTATATCAGATGCGCTAAATGGATGAGCCATCTTCTTCCCAgactcttccttctttgtttttgattttcaagacagggtttctctgtgtagccctggctgtcctggaactcactctgtaaaccaggctggcctcgaactcagaaatccacctacctctgcctcccagatgctgggattagaggtgtgcaccaccactgcctggcattccCAGACTCTTAACTGAATCTTTTCAACCTCCAATGGCCCTTCATACCACAGGAGAGAGTCCGATTGGTCACCCAGCCTCCATTGTATACTGCACTTACCAGCGATTGTGAAGTTGAAATCTGGACTGTATTTCGATAAGTTAGAAACAGTGATTTTGCATTTGTAGGGGCCTGTCTCGTTGGTATTGGAGATCCTCAGGTAGAAATCCACagttcccccttttcttttcttgctttctagGTTTTTCATACCCAAAAAGAGCGAATAGGTGATGTCTACTGATGTGTTCTTGGTGGAACAAGACAGAGATACATTTTGGCCCATCCTGACCACATTTAAACTTGAGTTCAGATTTGGAGAAGGTAAATCTGGGAAGATAAAATGACACAGAAGCCTTCATTAAAACCACCAGACAGGGCTGGAACTGCAGCTTTCGATGAGGAGTACTTGCCTAGCGTGCATAACAAAGTCCAGATTCCATCCTGAACACAGCTTTGATTGGGCAtgatgcctataattccagctcttgggagatgGCAGcaagaaggatcaggagttcagggctaTCCTTAGCCATACAGGGAGTTCAAAGCTAggctgggctgcatgagacccaGTGTATAGTTTGTACTGAAGACttacaggatctagaatcacctaggagattgCCTCTGGATGTGTCTTCGAGGAAATTCCTAGACTGGATTAACTGAAGTGGGAAAACCCACCCTGAGTGTGTGTGGCCCATCAGAGGTCTGGGTTCCcagactgaattaaaaaaaaaaaaataccagggaagggctggagagatgactcagtggttaagagcaccaccTGCTCTTctacaggtcctgagttcaaatcccagcaaccacatggtggttcacaaccatctgtaatgggatctgatatcctcttctggtgtgtctgaagacagctgcagtggactcatataaataaaacaaataaaatcttaaaaaaaaaaaaccaccagggAGACAATGAGGCAAGCATCCACtgcagaggaattttaatctagctacaaggctgctctggcaagggatcatatcctaagaccttctaggtctgtgtgatctggctggcaTACAGACAAACCTTTAATCTGAGACTTGATCtctgcgttcaaggccagcctggtgtaaagcaagtttcaggtaaagaaaagtttatgtccagttgtggtggcacatgcctttatcctagcactcagaagacagaggcatgcagatctctgagctggAGTCAATTTGGTTGAGACCTTGAGTTGAGAAGCAGTACAGTGGGGTTTGGGCTGTTCAGTTcttggagttcagaggcagttttactgggacagttacagtgagacaggttacagagagagagatcaagctagacacatgtgaagacagaaggagccagagatgagaaggagccagaagactagaacatAATATCAAAGTTAGTataaggccaagcagagcaatgcAGTAAGAAACTGTGAGAAGCCAGATTGATTccgtcagcttggagaggaatttgagccagaacagctgaattaaCCAGCCAggaagagttcagaaagagctagaaagagtgaTCTTATTCAGCCGTAAGTCTtggaggctgaaaacattctagacctAGATAAGAttatacagaggctagaagcttccaggaccagGCCTGGGTTAGCAAACTgaagcagtaagcctcagagaggACAATTaaatcaggcaaataaaagatacacaaTCCACAGTCACcttgaagaggtcagctcaggcaCTTTGGgaaggtcatgggacacttgctggcttcgagaggctaattaacatccTTCCATCAAAGGACACtagctggattaacattcctcagaccacataGAAGGGAACctacctgcaggtggggaaggctcaGAGCAAGTAGACACATTCTGGAGGGACCTACAGATGTGGGAGGTCCTTGCCCCCTCATTCCCTAAAGAACAGTTTAAAAGTCAAACTGTTCTGCCAATTGCATTGTGCCCAGTCACCATTTCTCTAGTCTACCCCCTAAACTGTacaaaaactgaccaaatgggctgcccCGGGTCG
The nucleotide sequence above comes from Arvicanthis niloticus isolate mArvNil1 chromosome 6, mArvNil1.pat.X, whole genome shotgun sequence. Encoded proteins:
- the Milr1 gene encoding allergin-1 isoform X2, which codes for MGDGDSPVCLSVISLQGMRSWLDKLFLWALIPSITLQNAAVDCRRVEINDLPSPNLNSSLNVVRMGQNVSLSCSTKNTSVDITYSLFLGMKNLESKKRKGGTVDFYLRISNTNETGPYKCKITVSNLSKYSPDFNFTIAELPSPNLNSSLNVVRMGQNVSLSCSTKNTSVDITYSLFLGMKHLESKRRRGGTVDFYLRISNTNETGPYKCKTNISNLSKYSPDFNFTIAEDESCPSCRLSLLLSGVLLGLLVIFLVLAFLIHLKYKKGKTLRESESKDSGDGPRQSELYANICETPTGAEQPQEIQYAIPVFKEAAPMEHEGGVDRKADYTYSELIY